A genomic window from Brassica oleracea var. oleracea cultivar TO1000 chromosome C8, BOL, whole genome shotgun sequence includes:
- the LOC106308204 gene encoding uncharacterized protein LOC106308204 isoform X1, with protein MNHRLPGIISPLSYITTDPIRSSVKPPVPVYCKTTINHLKSLTGLDVSPGLTNQEISAVESSIGISFPLDLRSILQTGLPVGTKFPNWRSGSTRNNLLLLFNLPLLHVSKLVVRNGFWVDSWGTRPGSDAEALSLVKKFVEFAPVLVPVYENFYVPSTTPNLAGNPVFRIDGDGVTVLSCDVAGFLQGLSGSDGIRDPGDSRRRRRVEFWTDVAERGRMTVARGPTRGWWSALSCDERIRACLDDAFWKLREAGWKEDEVREMMVMDGVDGDTCTEDEDYRRGGEVTTLRALLYSQEP; from the coding sequence ATGAATCATCGTCTTCCCGGAATAATCAGCCCTCTCAGTTACATAACTACCGATCCTATTCGATCCTCTGTTAAGCCTCCGGTACCGGTTTACTGCAAAACCACAATAAACCATTTGAAATCTCTAACCGGTCTCGATGTTTCACCTGGCCTCACCAATCAAGAGATCTCAGCCGTTGAGTCCTCTATCGGCATCTCCTTCCCTCTTGATCTCCGTTCGATTCTTCAGACGGGTCTTCCGGTGGGTACCAAGTTCCCCAATTGGCGATCCGGGTCGACCCGGAATAACCTCCTCCTTCTCTTCAATCTCCCTCTTCTCCATGTATCCAAACTCGTCGTCAGAAACGGATTCTGGGTCGATTCTTGGGGAACCCGACCCGGGTCCGACGCGGAGGCTTTGTCGCTCGTTAAGAAGTTCGTGGAGTTCGCTCCGGTTCTCGTCCCCGTCTACGAGAACTTCTACGTCCCTTCGACGACCCCGAATTTGGCGGGAAACCCTGTGTTTCGAATCGACGGCGACGGAGTTACCGTTCTGAGCTGCGACGTCGCTGGGTTTCTCCAAGGACTGAGCGGATCGGACGGTATTCGGGATCCCGGTGATTCGCGACGACGGCGTCGGGTGGAATTTTGGACTGACGTGGCGGAGAGAGGGAGGATGACGGTGGCGCGTGGTCCCACGCGCGGATGGTGGAGCGCTCTGAGCTGCGACGAGAGGATAAGGGCGTGTTTGGACGACGCGTTTTGGAAGCTGAGAGAGGCGGGATGGAAAGAAGATGAAGTTCGCGAGATGATGGTGATGGACGGAGTAGATGGAGACACGTGTACGGAGGATGAAGATTATCGGAGAGGCGGAGAGGTAACGACGTTGAGGGCTCTGCTGTATTCTCAAGAGCCGTGA
- the LOC106308204 gene encoding uncharacterized protein LOC106308204 isoform X3, with translation MNHRLPGIISPLSYITTDPIRSSVKPPVPVYCKTTINHLKSLTGLDVSPGLTNQEISAVESSIGISFPLDLRSILQTGLPVGTKFPKLVVRNGFWVDSWGTRPGSDAEALSLVKKFVEFAPVLVPVYENFYVPSTTPNLAGNPVFRIDGDGVTVLSCDVAGFLQGLSGSDGIRDPGDSRRRRRVEFWTDVAERGRMTVARGPTRGWWSALSCDERIRACLDDAFWKLREAGWKEDEVREMMVMDGVDGDTCTEDEDYRRGGEVTTLRALLYSQEP, from the exons ATGAATCATCGTCTTCCCGGAATAATCAGCCCTCTCAGTTACATAACTACCGATCCTATTCGATCCTCTGTTAAGCCTCCGGTACCGGTTTACTGCAAAACCACAATAAACCATTTGAAATCTCTAACCGGTCTCGATGTTTCACCTGGCCTCACCAATCAAGAGATCTCAGCCGTTGAGTCCTCTATCGGCATCTCCTTCCCTCTTGATCTCCGTTCGATTCTTCAGACGGGTCTTCCGGTGGGTACCAAGTTCC CCAAACTCGTCGTCAGAAACGGATTCTGGGTCGATTCTTGGGGAACCCGACCCGGGTCCGACGCGGAGGCTTTGTCGCTCGTTAAGAAGTTCGTGGAGTTCGCTCCGGTTCTCGTCCCCGTCTACGAGAACTTCTACGTCCCTTCGACGACCCCGAATTTGGCGGGAAACCCTGTGTTTCGAATCGACGGCGACGGAGTTACCGTTCTGAGCTGCGACGTCGCTGGGTTTCTCCAAGGACTGAGCGGATCGGACGGTATTCGGGATCCCGGTGATTCGCGACGACGGCGTCGGGTGGAATTTTGGACTGACGTGGCGGAGAGAGGGAGGATGACGGTGGCGCGTGGTCCCACGCGCGGATGGTGGAGCGCTCTGAGCTGCGACGAGAGGATAAGGGCGTGTTTGGACGACGCGTTTTGGAAGCTGAGAGAGGCGGGATGGAAAGAAGATGAAGTTCGCGAGATGATGGTGATGGACGGAGTAGATGGAGACACGTGTACGGAGGATGAAGATTATCGGAGAGGCGGAGAGGTAACGACGTTGAGGGCTCTGCTGTATTCTCAAGAGCCGTGA
- the LOC106308204 gene encoding uncharacterized protein LOC106308204 isoform X2: MNHRLPGIISPLSYITTDPIRSSVKPPVPVYCKTTINHLKSLTGLDVSPGLTNQEISAVESSIGISFPLDLRSILQTGLPVGTKFPKLVVRNGFWVDSWGTRPGSDAEALSLVKKFVEFAPVLVPVYENFYVPSTTPNLAGNPVFRIDGDGVTVLSCDVAGFLQGLSGSDGIRDPGDSRRRRRVEFWTDVAERGRMTVARGPTRGWWSALSCDERIRACLDDAFWKLREAGWKEDEVREMMVMDGVDGDTCTEDEDYRRGGEVTTLRALLYSQEP, from the exons ATGAATCATCGTCTTCCCGGAATAATCAGCCCTCTCAGTTACATAACTACCGATCCTATTCGATCCTCTGTTAAGCCTCCGGTACCGGTTTACTGCAAAACCACAATAAACCATTTGAAATCTCTAACCGGTCTCGATGTTTCACCTGGCCTCACCAATCAAGAGATCTCAGCCGTTGAGTCCTCTATCGGCATCTCCTTCCCTCTTGATCTCCGTTCGATTCTTCAGACGGGTCTTCCGGTGGGTACCAAGTTCCCCAA ACTCGTCGTCAGAAACGGATTCTGGGTCGATTCTTGGGGAACCCGACCCGGGTCCGACGCGGAGGCTTTGTCGCTCGTTAAGAAGTTCGTGGAGTTCGCTCCGGTTCTCGTCCCCGTCTACGAGAACTTCTACGTCCCTTCGACGACCCCGAATTTGGCGGGAAACCCTGTGTTTCGAATCGACGGCGACGGAGTTACCGTTCTGAGCTGCGACGTCGCTGGGTTTCTCCAAGGACTGAGCGGATCGGACGGTATTCGGGATCCCGGTGATTCGCGACGACGGCGTCGGGTGGAATTTTGGACTGACGTGGCGGAGAGAGGGAGGATGACGGTGGCGCGTGGTCCCACGCGCGGATGGTGGAGCGCTCTGAGCTGCGACGAGAGGATAAGGGCGTGTTTGGACGACGCGTTTTGGAAGCTGAGAGAGGCGGGATGGAAAGAAGATGAAGTTCGCGAGATGATGGTGATGGACGGAGTAGATGGAGACACGTGTACGGAGGATGAAGATTATCGGAGAGGCGGAGAGGTAACGACGTTGAGGGCTCTGCTGTATTCTCAAGAGCCGTGA
- the LOC106311699 gene encoding myb-like protein X yields the protein MFRSSPRRGQRSKGFKVKHCVQLTLLLGVGIWLLYQVKHSHEKKDLFEKSAKAVVGGEKAVKLGRKDLNPGVVVEDEAAVNVDRGFNDREIQTRDEVVEGGGDENKEKESEESSEVEAKNDNGGSEESETEEKKDNGGTEEREIEEKKDNDGSEESEESKEKGGAEEKIEEVTDENEGKEKKDSEEARENNYKGDDASSEVVHEKADEKVQVEEDKTGEPEDTVIKSVLPTDNEGSSSDEKNTGNDSDSSSEIKSEGESMEKNERVEKEGFNDSNGDLTESKESSGKEDGSESSVKTDEKEKVESSEVSSQDKEAETKEKEESLSQEELKDRVAEAKEKDESSSQEETKDKETEEKKEKEESSSQEESKDKETETKDKEESSSQEETKDGETETKEKVEESSSQQEPKDKEIETNDKVEESKDGETETKEKEEPSSQRESKDGETETKEKEESSSQEESKDKEAETKEKEEESSSQEKSEEDKGSEKVEKEEESSSQEETKDKETETKEKEEESLSQEKKENNETEKTVKEDESSSQEETKDKDSETKLKEESSSQEETETKEKEDPSPQEETKEKEVETKEKEESSSNNDSQGNESTESEKKEGVKETEKTKTEEDTSETSKENGNTETEQKQPEEDTTQTESEKEESNKNGGETENDQQHSDNSLPQEVKDVRTDLETLPDSGNGGNSDNVAAE from the exons ATGTTTAGATCATCGCCAAGAAGAGGACAGAGATCAAAGGGGTTCAAGGTGAAGCATTGTGTGCAGCTGACTCTGTTGCTTGGTGTTGGGATATGGTTGCTTTATCAAGTGAAGCATTCTCATGAGAAGAAAGATCTGTTTGAGAAAAGCGCAAAGGCTGTTGTTGGTGGTGAGAAAGCCGTGAAGCTCGGGAGGAAAGATCTTAACCCGGGCGTTGTCGTTGAGGATGAAGCTGCTGTGAATGTTGATAGGGGTTTTAATGATAGAGAGATTCAGACAAGAGATGAGGTTGTAGAGGGAGGAGGTGATGAGAATAAGGAGAAGGAAAGTGAAGAAAGCAGCGAGGTTGAGGCTAAGAATGACAATGGCGGTTCAGAAGAAAGTGAG ACTGAGGAGAAGAAAGACAATGGTGGTACAGAAGAGAGGGAGATTGAGGAGAAGAAAGACAATGACGGTAGTGAAGAGAGTGAGGAGAGCAAAGAGAAGGGTGGTGCAGAAGAGAAAATAGAGGAAGTGACTGATGAGAATGAAGGGAAGGAGAAGAAGGATAGTGAAGAAGCAAGAGAGAATAATTACAAGGGAGATGACGCTTCTAGTGAGGTGGTTCATGAGAAGGCAGATGAGAAGGTGCAAGTGGAAGAAGATAAAACCGGAGAACCGGAAGACACTGTTATTAAGAGTGTTTTGCCGACTGATAATGAGGGAAGCAGCAGTGATGAGAAGAACACTGGTAATGATTCGGATTCCTCTAGTGAAATTAAATCTGAGGGTGAATCCATGGAGAAGAATGAGAGGGTGGAGAAGGAAGGGTTCAATGATTCTAATGGCGACCTGACTGAGTCCAAAGAATCTTCTGGGAAGGAGGATGGGTCAGAGTCTAGTGTGAAGACAGACGAGAAAGAGAAAGTAGAATCTTCTGAAGTCTCATCTCAAGACAAGGAAGCGGAGACAAAGGAGAAAGAAGAGTCTTTGTCCCAAGAGGAACTTAAAGATAGAGTAGCTGAGGCAAAGGAGAAAGATGAGTCTTCGTCTCAAGAGGAAACTAAAGACAAAGAGACGGAGGAGAAAAAGGAGAAAGAAGAGTCTTCATCGCAAGAGGAATCTAAAGACAAGGAAACCGAGACCAAAGATAAGGAAGAGTCTTCGTCTCAAGAGGAAACTAAAGATGGAGAAACTGAGACTAAGGAGAAAGTAGAAGAGTCTTCGTCTCAACAGGAACCTAAAGACAAGGAAATTGAGACAAATGATAAAGTAGAAGAGTCTAAAGATGGAGAAACTGAGACAAAGGAGAAAGAAGAGCCTTCATCTCAGCGTGAATCTAAAGATGGAGAAACTGAGACAAAGGAGAAGGAAGAGTCTTCGTCTCAAGAGGAATCTAAAGACAAGGAAGCGGAGACAAAAGAGAAAGAAGAAGAGTCTTCGTCCCAAGAGAAAAGTGAAGAAGACAAGGGAAGTGAAAAAGTTGAGAAAGAAGAAGAGTCTTCGTCCCAAGAGGAAACTAAAGACAAAGAAACTGAGACAAAAGAGAAAGAAGAAGAGTCCTTGTCCCAAGAGAAGAAGGAAAACAATGAAACCGAGAAAACTGTGAAGGAGGATGAATCTTCTTCACAAGAGGAAACTAAAGACAAGGATTCTGAAACAAAGTTGAAAGAAGAGTCTTCTTCCCAAGAGGAAACTGAGACAAAAGAGAAAGAAGATCCTTCGCCTCAAGAGGAAACTAAAGAGAAAGAAGTGGAGACAAAGGAGAAAGAAGAGTCTTCATCCAACAATGATTCACAGGGAAATGAAAGTACTGAGAGTGAGAAGAAGGAAGGAGTTAAGGAAACAGAGAAGACGAAGACTGAGGAAGACACGAGTGAAACTAGCAAAGAAAATGGCAATACTGAGACTGAACAAAAGCAACCAGAGGAGGATACTACACAAACAGAGTCAGAGAAAGAGGAAAGCAACAAGAATGGTGGTGAGACTGAGAACGATCAACAACATTCTGACAATAGTCTTCCTCAAGAAGTAAAAGATGTTCGTACTGATCTTGAAACTCTTCCAGATTCTGGTAATGGAGGAAACAGTGATAACGTTGCTGCTGAGTAG